In one window of Arachis ipaensis cultivar K30076 chromosome B06, Araip1.1, whole genome shotgun sequence DNA:
- the LOC107645286 gene encoding cysteine proteinase 15A, whose amino-acid sequence MARLSLLLLLLAAAVATAVDDQADPLIRQVTDGDHHMLNAEHHFTTFKTKFGKSYATQEEHDYRFGVFQANLRRAKLHAKLDPSAEHGVTKFSDLTPEEFKRQYLGLKPLRLPSSANKAPILPTSDLPENFDWRDKGAVTPVKNQGSCGSCWSFSTTGALEGAHYLSTGELVSLSEQQLVDCDHVCDPEEYGACDAGCNGGLMNNAFDYILQAGGVQTEKDYPYTGRDETCKFDKSKVAATVANFSVVSLDEDQIAANLVKHGPLAVGINAIFMQTYIGGVSCPYICGKNLDHGVLLVGYGAAGYAPIRFKDKPFWIIKNSWGESWGEDGYYKICRGKNVCGVDSMVSSVVATTFTSSNN is encoded by the exons ATGGCTCGCCtctccctcctcctcctcctcctcgccgCCGCCGTCGCAACCGCCGTCGACGACCAAGCGGATCCCTTGATCCGTCAAGTAACCGATGGAGACCATCACATGCTCAACGCCGAGCACCACTTCACAACCTTCAAGACTAAGTTCGGAAAGTCTTATGCCACTCAAGAAGAGCACGATTACCGCTTTGGCGTCTTCCA GGCGAACCTGAGGAGGGCGAAGCTGCACGCGAAGCTGGATCCGTCGGCGGAGCACGGTGTCACGAAATTCTCCGATCTGACGCCGGAGGAGTTCAAGAGGCAGTACCTTGGGTTGAAGCCGCTGCGGCTTCCGTCGAGCGCTAACAAGGCTCCAATCCTGCCGACGAGCGATCTTCCAGAGAATTTCGATTGGCGTGACAAGGGAGCTGTTACTCCAGTCAAGAACCAG GGCTCTTGTGGTTCATGTTGGTCGTTTAGCACGACTGGAGCTTTGGAAGGAGCTCATTATCTGTCCACCGGAGAGCTTGTCAGCCTTAGTGAGCAACAGCTTGTAGACTGTGACCATGTG TGTGATCCAGAAGAATATGGAGCATGTGACGCAGGCTGCAATGGTGGGTTGATGAACAATGCTTTTGACTACATACTCCAGGCTGGAGGAGTACAGACAGAGAAGGACTATCCTTACACTGGAAGAGACGAGACCTGCAAATTCGACAAGAGCAAGGTCGCAGCTACGGTTGCAAATTTCAGTGTGGTTTCCCTTgatgaagaccaaattgctgcaAATCTAGTGAAGCATGGCCCTCTTGCAG TTGGTATCAATGCAATATTCATGCAGACATACATAGGGGGAGTCTCATGCCCCTACATCTGCGGCAAGAATCTGGATCATGGCGTGCTCCTAGTGGGTTATGGCGCGGCCGGATATGCTCCCATTCGCTTCAAGGACAAGCCATTCTGGATCATCAAGAATTCATGGGGAGAGAGCTGGGGAGAGGATGGATACTACAAGATCTGCAGGGGTAAGAATGTGTGTGGAGTGGATTCCATGGTCTCAAGTGTAGTAGCTACTACATTTACATCTAGcaacaattaa
- the LOC107646220 gene encoding uncharacterized protein LOC107646220, whose translation MAEPFAANSGSSYSAVELQRITEVLNQIASIQAQLTRNSANSSQDPTNPYFLHPSESAGTPLIPVILDGKNYGSWSRSMVLALKSKNKLKFIDGSLPKPDENDSVFESWERCNTYVVAWINLSLSPSISQSVIWMNVASDLWNDLKHRYYHGDRFRVAELHEKFYAFRQGDVDVTTYFTKLRAIWEDIENFRMIPSCESGKTAT comes from the coding sequence ATGGCGGAACCATTCGCTGCGAACTCCGGTTCGTCATATTCTGCGGTAGAGTTACAAAGAATTACTGAAGTTCTGAATCAAATCGCGTCAATTCAAGCCCAACTAACTCGGAACAGCGCCAACTCGAGTCAAGATCCAACAAACCCTTACTTTCTTCATCCTTCTGAGAGCGCTGGTACTCCTCTCATCCCTGTTATTCTGGATGGCAAGAACTATGGCTCTTGGAGTAGATCAATGGTATTAGCATTGAAatctaaaaataaattgaaattcataGATGGTAGTTTACCAAAGCCTGATGAAAATGATAGTGTGTTCGAATCTTGGGAAAGATGCAATACCTACGTCGTAGCCTGGATAAACCTCTCGTTAAGCCCTAGCATTTCGCAATCGGTAATATGGATGAACGTTGCTAGCGACCTATGGAATGACCTAAAACACAGGTATTATCATGGTGATAGATTTCGGGTGGCAGAATTACACGAGAAGTTTTATGCATTTAGACAAGGAGACGTGGATGTCACAACCTATTTCACTAAATTGAGGGCAATTTGGGAAGACATAGAAAATTTCAGGATGATTCCTTCATGTGAATCAGGAAAGACAGCAACATAG